Part of the Burkholderia sp. FERM BP-3421 genome, CGCTCGTGATCGTGTTCCTGCTGTCGTGCCTGTCGCTCGTGATCTGGCTCGTATTGTTGTTCGCGCGCGGCGGTTTCTGGCGCGCGCGTCCGGCGCGCCGCCTGCCGCCCGAGGCGCGCGGCGCGGCGGCCCGGGACGGCTGGCCGGCCGTGGCGGCCGTGGTGCCGGCCCGCAACGAGGCCGACGTGATCGCGGCGGCGGTCACCTCGCTGCTCGAACAGGATTATCCGGGGGCGTTCCACCTGATCGTCGTCGATGACCACAGCACCGACGGCACGGCCGACGCCGCGCGCGCGGCGGCGCTCGCCATCGGCCGCGCGGAGCGCCTGACGGTGCTGGGCGCGCAGCCGCTGCCGGCCGGCTGGTCGGGCAAGGTGTGGGCGCAGTCGCAGGGCATCGCGGCCGTGCGCACGCTCGGGCTGCCGGCCGACTACCTGCTGCTGACCGACGCCGACATCGGCCATCCGCCCGACGCCGTGGCCCAGCTCGTGACGCGCGCGCAGGCCGAGCAGCGCGATCTGGTGTCGCTGATGGTGCGGCTGCGCTGCGATTCGTTCTGGGAGAAGGCGCTGATTCCGGCGTTCGTGTTCTTCTTCGCGAAGCTGTATCCGTTCTCGTGGATCAACGATCCGCGCAATCGCACCGCCGGCGCGGCGGGCGGCTGCATGCTGGTGCGCCGCGCGGCGCTGGAGGAGGCGGGCGGGATCGAGTCGATCCGCGGCGCGCTGATCGACGATTGCAGCCTGGCCGCGCAGATCAAGCATCGCGGCGAGGGCCGGCATCCGATCCGGCTCGATCTCGCGGATCGCAGCGTGTCGCTGCGCCCGTACGACAGCTGGCGCGACATCTGGAACATGATCGCGCGCACCGCGTTCACGCAGCTGCGCTATTCGCCGCTGATGCTCGTGGGGACGCTGTTCGGGATGGCCGTCATCTACCTGCTGCCGCCGGTTGCCGCGCTCGCCTACGGCGCGCGCGCCTGGCCGGCGTGGCTCGCGTGGGCTTCGATGTGCACCGCGTATGCGCCGATGCTCGGCTATTACCGCCGTTCGCCGCTGTGGGCGCCGGCGCTGCCGCTCGTCGCGCTGTTCTATGTGGGCGCGACCTTCGCGTCCGCCGTGCGCTACTGGCGCGGCAAGGGCGGCCAGTGGAAGGCGCGCGTGCAGGCGCCGGTGGAGCGCTGAACGCGCGGGGCGGCAGGGCCGCCCCGCCGTCCGCTCACTTCTGCGTGAGCAGCATGTAGAGCTGGATCACCACATCAGGCGAGAACGTGAACGGCACCCAGCCGTAGCCCGTGTGCCGCGCGATCAGCAGGCGGTCGCCGTTCGACTGCTTCTGCACCGCCATCATCGGATTCTTCGTCGACACGAAACGCCAGCCGGACGGCACGCCCGCCGGCTGTTCGACGCTCATCGACGCACGCGCGTGCGACAACTCCTCGATCAACTGGCTCAACTGCGCCGGGTGCAGCGATACGGCATGGTGGTGGATCGTTAAAGTGAGCTCATCCTGGGTGGGGCGATTGACCCGCAGCGTCGGGCGCTCGTCCGTCTCGGCCGGTTGCTCGGCGTGGGATCGGGCGAGCGTCGGCGCGGCGTCGCGGTCGGCGGCGGCCTGCGCGGCGAGCGTTTCGGCGGCCGACTTGTCGGCGGCGGCTTGCGTGCGCGCCGTTTCGGCGAGGTCGCGATCGGCCGCGGCCTGGGCCGCGGCGGCCTCGGCCGAGGCGCGGTCGGCGGCGGCTTGCGCCGCGAGCATTTCCGCCGCCGCGCGATCTGCGGCGGCTTGCGCGGCCAGCAGTTCGGCGCCGGTGTGTTGAGAGGCGTCGGCGGCGGCGCGGGCGTCGGCGTTTTGCGCGGCCAGCGCTTCGGCCACCGCGTGTTCGTTCGCGCGTTGGGCGGCTTCGGCGGCGGCGCGATCGTCGGCGGCCTGCGCGGCGAGCGCCTCGGTTGCGGCACGTTCGTCGGCGAGTTGCGCGGTGGCGGCTTCGGCGGCGGCGCGATCGTTGGCGGCCTGCGCGGCGAGCGCCTCGGCCGCCGCGCGTTCGTCGGCGAGTTGCGCGGTGGCGGCTTCGGCGGCGGCGCGATCGTCGGCGGCCTGCGCGGCGAGCGCCTCGGTTGCGGCACGTTCGTCGGCGAGTTGCGCGGTGGCGGCGTCGGCGGCGGCGCGATCGTTGGCGGCCCG contains:
- a CDS encoding glycosyltransferase, encoding MTLVIVFLLSCLSLVIWLVLLFARGGFWRARPARRLPPEARGAAARDGWPAVAAVVPARNEADVIAAAVTSLLEQDYPGAFHLIVVDDHSTDGTADAARAAALAIGRAERLTVLGAQPLPAGWSGKVWAQSQGIAAVRTLGLPADYLLLTDADIGHPPDAVAQLVTRAQAEQRDLVSLMVRLRCDSFWEKALIPAFVFFFAKLYPFSWINDPRNRTAGAAGGCMLVRRAALEEAGGIESIRGALIDDCSLAAQIKHRGEGRHPIRLDLADRSVSLRPYDSWRDIWNMIARTAFTQLRYSPLMLVGTLFGMAVIYLLPPVAALAYGARAWPAWLAWASMCTAYAPMLGYYRRSPLWAPALPLVALFYVGATFASAVRYWRGKGGQWKARVQAPVER